The genomic interval TGAGCCGCGACCTCGACTGGGGCATTCCCGTGCCGGTCGAAGGAGCCGAGGGTAAGGTCCTCTATGTGTGGTTCGATGCTCCGATTGGATATATATCTGCTACAAAGGACCTTACGCCCGATTGGGAGAAGTATTGGAAGTCGGAGGACACCAAGATGGTCCACTTCATCGGCAAGGACAATATCGTCTTCCACTGCATCGTCTTCCCCTCGATGTTGAAGGCCCACGGCGGTTACATCCTGCCCGAAAACGTTCCGGCAAACGAGTTCCTGAACCTCGAAGGCGACAAGATCTCCACGTCGCGCAACTGGGCCGTCTGGCTCCACGAATACCTCGAAGAGTTCCCCGGCAAGGAGGATGTCCTGCGCTACGTACTTTGCGCCAATGCCCCCGAAACCAAGGACAACGACTTCACGTGGAAGGATTTCCAGGCCCGCAACAACAATGAACTCGTGGCGGTTCTCGGCAACTTCGTCAACCGTGCGCTGGTGCTGACCAAAAAGTATTTCGACGGCCGGGTTCCGGCCTGCGGCGAGCTGACCGATTATGACCGCGAGACGATTGCGGAGGTTGCTGCCGTGAAGGCATCGCTCGAAGCCAATATCGAACATTACCGCTTCCGCGAGGCGTTGAAAGATGCCATGAACATCTCGCGCATCGGCAACAAATATCTGGCCGATACCGAGCCCTGGAAGGTTGTCAAGACAGACCTCGAACGGGTAAAGACCATTCTGAACATCGCCTTGCAGATTACGGCCAATACGGCCATCGCCATCGAGCCCTTCATGCCCTTCTCGGCGGCCAAAATCCTGAAGATGCTGGCTGTCGGCAAGTTCGGTTGGGAGCGTTTGGGTGCCATGGACCTGATCACGGCCGGACACGAGATCGGCGAGCCTGTGCTGCTCTTCGAAAAGATCGAGGACGATGTGATCCAGCAGCAATTGGACAAGCTTGCCGCCACAAAAGTGGCCAATCAGGCTGCTGAAGTTGCTCAACATATTGAACCTCAGAAAGATACGATACAATTCGACGATTTCCAGAAGATGGATATCCGCGTTTCGACCATTTTGGCGGCCGAAAAGGTGGCAAAAACAAAAAAATTGTTGAAACTGACCGTCGATACGGGGATCGACAAGCGGGAAATCGTATCGGGAATCGCCGAATACTTCACACCCGAGGAGCTGGTCGGCAAACAGGTGCTTGTCCTGGTTAACCTCGCTCCGCGCGAATTGAAGGGTATTTTGTCGAAAGGCATGATTCTGATGGCCGAAGATGCTTCCGGAAAATTACGATTGCTGCAGCCCGGCGATACGACCAACAATGGAGCCGTGGTCGGATAAGCCCGGGATTTTTCGATTTATTTTTGGAGTAAAAAATTCTTAAAACAGAAAGATATGGAAAATACGGATTGGAGTGCGCTCGGTTTTGACTATCGTAAAACGGATTTCAACATCCGTTACTCCTATACGGATGGCAAATGGAGCGACATGGTGGTGACCGATGACGAGTACATTCACATGCACATGTCGGCTTCGTGCCTGCATTACGGTATTGAACTTTTCGAGGGTCTGAAGGCTTTCCGGGGTGCCGACGGGAAAGTGCGTCTGTTCCGTGTTGCGGACAATGCACGTCGGATGCAGTCCTCGGCCAAGCGGCTTTGTCTGCCGGTTCCTTCGGAAGAGATGATCGTAAATGCCTGCATCGAGGTGGTGAAACGCAACGAACGTTTCGTTCCTCCCTACGGGACTGGTGCTTCGCTGTATCTGCGTCCGGTGATGTTCGGCACGACGGTCGGTCTGGGGGTCAAGCCTTCGAAGGATGCCCTGTTGATTGTCTACTGTTCGCCTGTGGGTGCCTACTTCAAGTCGGGGATTGCGCCGATCCGTGTTGCCATTGACCGGGAGCAGGACCGCGCTGCTCCACGTGGAACAGGCGACGTGAAGGTCGGCGGTAACTATGCTGCAAGTCTTCTTTCGGGTGAAAAAGGTCATGATTTGGGCTATTCGAATATCATGTACCTCGATGCTGCCGAGCATAAGTATATCGAAGAGTGCGGTGCTGCAAACTTCTTCGGTATCAAGGAGGGTAAATATATCACGCCGAAATCGCCTTCGGTGCTGCCTTCGATCACCAATATGAGTCTCCGTCAATTGGCGGCCGATATGGGTCTTGAAGTGGAGCAGCGACATATTCCCGTCGAGGAGTTGTCGACCTTTGAGGAGTGTGGCGCCTGCGGAACCGCTGCCGTGATCTCCCCCATCGGTTACATCTACGACATGCAGACCGGCGAGTCCTACAATTACGGCGACCAGGTTGGCAAAAACTGTCTGGAACTCTACACCCGTTTGCAGGATATTCAATACGGTCGTGCCGAGGATAAATACGGCTGGTGTACGGTTGTCTTATAATCAATCCATTTCGGGTTGAAGAATAGGGCGATCTGAAAAGATCGCCCTATTTTGTTCCACGTGGAACATACTTAAAAAAACTATCGGCCGAACTTAACCAGCAGAACGTTGACATCCGCAGGCGAAACTCCCGGAATGCGTGAGGCTTGCCCGATCGTCTTCGGACGAATCCGGTTCAACTTCTGACGGGCCTCGATAGTCAGTGAATTCATTGAAAAAAAGTCAAAATCTTCCGGGATACGGATATTTTCCAGCCTCCGGAGTTTGTCAGCAATGAATTTTTCGCGCTCAATGTAGCCTTTGTACTTGATTTGAATCTCCGCCTCCTCGATGACCTCAGTGTCGATCTCCTGCTTTTCGATGAACCGCTGCAGCTTAGGAAGGATCTTTTGCAGCGATTCGAAAGTCACGTTGTTCCGCATCAGAATGTCGTACAGCTTCCGACCCTGGCTCAAAGGCTCCTGTCCGACCGATTTCAAATAGTCGTTGATTTCGGCTGCTTTGACACTCTGCTCACGCGCAAAGGCTACAAGCGATTCTACAAGCGAATTTTTTCGGACGAAATGGGCATATCTTTTTTCGGAAATCAACCCGATTTTATAGCCTAACGGGGTCAGTCGGAGATCGGCATTGTCCTGCCGGAGCAGGATCCGATACTCGGCCCGGGAGGTGAACATCCGGTAAGGTTCGTCGACGCCCTTGGTCACGAGGTCGTCGATCAGTACGCCGATGTAGGCTTCGTCGCGTTTCAAAACGATCGGCTCCTCCCCTTTCAGGGCCCGGTGGGCATTGATCCCCGCCATCAGACCCTGGGCTGCCGCCTCTTCGTAGCCGGTCGTCCCGTTGACCTGACCGGCGAAATAGAGCCCCGAGACGAGTTTGGTTTCGAGTGAATGGTAGAGCTGCGTGGGTGGAAAATAGTCGTATTCGATGGCGTATCCGGGTCGGAAAATGTGCAGGTCCTCCAATCCTTCGATCCTGTGCAGCGCCTGCCACTGTACCTCCCACGGCAGCGACGACGAGAAGCCGTTCAGGTAGTATTCGTTGGTCGAACGTCCTTCGGGTTCGAGGAACAACTGGTGTTGATCCTTGTCGGCAAAGGTCCGCAACTTGTCCTCGATCGAGGGGCAATAACGGGGTCCGATGCCGTGAATCGTGCCGTTGAAGAGCGGTGAACGGTCGAATCCCGTGCGCAAAATGGCGTGCACTTCGGGCGACGTGTAGACCAGGAAACAGGGCATTTGATCCTTGACCGGCTCGGTTTCGGGCGAAAAGGAGAATTTTCCCGGATTTTCGTCGCCGTATTGGGGTTCGAGGAGCTCGAAATTGATCGTCCGGGCATCGAGGCGGGCCGGGGTTCCGGTCTTCATGCGACCGGTCTCGAAACCCATGGCCCGGAGGCTTTCGGTGATCCCATGCGAAGCGGCATCTCCGGCCCGGCCCCCTTCGGCGTGTGCGGCGCCGCAGTGCATCATGCCGTCGAGGAAGGTCCCGGCCGTGAGGATGACGGCCCGGCATGAAAACTCCACCCCCATGCGGGTTCGGACGCCACGGATCGAGGGGCGTTTCCCGTTTCCCTTCTCCGGATTGTTTGCATGCGTGCCGTCGGGATTCGTTTCCCGGGCGGAGGAGGCTGTCGGGGCGTCGAAGAGCAGCTCCGTGGCGGCATCCTGCCAGATGTAGAGGTTCCAGATGTTCTCCAGCGTGTGCCGCCACTCCTCCGAGAAGCGCGTTTTGTCGCACTGGGCCCGCGGGCTCCACATCGCCGCACCTTTTGACTTGTTCAGCATCCGGAACTGCACTGCCGTGCGGTCCGTAATGCGTCCCATCTCTCCGCCCAAAGCGTCTATCTCTCTGACTATCTGTCCTTTGGCTACGCCGCCGACGGCCGGATTGCAGGACATCGAAGCCATTTTCGTCATGTCCATCGTCAGTAGCAGGGTCCGCGAACCCAGTCGGGCGGCGGCAGCGGCGGCTTCGCAACCGGCATGTCCGCCTCCGATGACGATGATATCGTAATCGAGAGTCATTGTTTCTCCCAGAATTTCAGGTATTTATCCTCTTTTCGGTGCATCTGTGCGTTGGTGCGGGGGGTCTTGTCTCCCTGTCCGCAGAGGTGCAGCACGCCGTGGACCACCACGCGGCGCATCTCCTGCAGCGCCGTGGCTCCGTATTGCCGGGCGTTGTCCGCCACGGTCTCCACGTCGATGAAGATGTCGCCCGAGACCACCCGTGCACCCTTTCGGTCGCTGTAGTCGAACGTAATGACGTCGGTGAAGTAGTCGTGTCCGAGATACTGCCGGTTCATCTCCAGCAGCCGCTGCGCCGAGCAGAAGATATAGCAGACATCCCCCAGCGTATAGCCTTCGGCGGCGGCCACCTCCTGCAGCCAGCGGGCCGTAAGCCGTTTCTGCGGGTAGCGGTACGTACAGTCGTCGGTATAGTATTTTACAGCCATTTTTTCCTGGATATTTTCGATCGGTTCGGTCCGGTATCCTTTTTCAGGCAGGGAGAGATCGGATGTTTCAGCCTCTTTTCCGGGACTTTTCGGGCTCCTTTGCAGCCGCGGTCCCCGCTCTTTCCTCCCGGGCCTATTTCTTGAAACAGTTTTCGGCCTGCATCTTCTGGTTCGGGTCCGGCGGGTAGATGCCGAAGACGAGTTTGTACTCCGTTTCCATGGTCATGACGTCCACGGCCGAACCGATGGTTCCCAACGGCTGGTTCCGGGCCACTTTCTGGCCCTTTTCCACGCTGATCGTCCCCAGGTTGGCATAGGAGGTCAGGTACTCGCCGTGGGCCACGTAAACGTCGTATTTGTTCGTAATGCGGTTGCGCTTGATGTCGATCACCTTGCCTTCGTAGATCGAGATCACCCGGGCTCCCCGCGGCCCCGTCACTTCGGCCATGTTTTCCCGGTAGCGCTTCACCCGCCCGCCGACCACCGGAAGCCGCAGCCCCGAGGTCTTCGACGAGAACGACGCTCCCTCCTTGTTGCCCTTGGTGAGTTTGCGCAGTTCGTTGATTGCCACGTCGAGTTTCTGCTCCTGGGCCAGCTTGCGCTGCAGGGCCGACTTCTCCTTCTGCGACATCGTGCGTATCGTCGCCCGGGCATTCCGCGAGTCGCGTTCGAGCTTCTCCCGCTGGGTCGCAAGCTGCAGCAGGACCGAATCGAGCGAACGGTTGCGGCGGTCGAGCTCCTCCTTCTCCGTGCGGACCTGTTCGGAGAGCTGTTCGATGTCGCGCATCTTGCGCTCGCGCAGCGAAGCCACCTCCCGCAATATCGTGATCTTGCGGGCCACGTCGGCGAAATCCCGCGACGAAAAGAGGAATGTCAGGTAGTTGTTGTGGCGGTAGTTGCGATAGGCTTCACGCACCATCTCGGCATACTCGCTCCGGTTGCGTTCGAGCGTCGAGGCCAGGTCCCCGGCCACGCTGTCCTTGCGGGCGATCTCCTCGCGCAGCAGCGAAGCCTGCTTTTCGGTCTCGTCAAGCAGCTGGTTCCGCGAGTCGATCTGCCGGGCCAGGCGCCGCACCCGCTCCTCGGTCGCCGCACGACCCTTCTGGAGCTTCGAAATCTCCCGCTCCTCGCTGGCAATGCGCTTTTCGAGGTCGGCAATGACCTTTTTCTGCTTCTCGATGCGGCTGTCGGTCTGGGCCGTGGCGCTGAGGGCGAAGAGCAGGAAAACAAGGAAAAGAGGCGAAAAACGGATCATTCTCATATCGGCGGACTATTCGGCGGATGGGGTTTTGGCCGGCTGTTTCAGCCGCTCTTCGATCTGGCGGGCGTCGTAACCCTTCTCCAGGGCCTGCCGCCAGTAGACTTCGGCCATGAACTGTTCGCCCAGTTCGTGGAGGATGTCCCCGTAGTGGACCATCAGTTCGGGGCTTTTCTGTCCGTCGAGCGCTACGGCCTTCTGCAGGATCTTCCGGGCCTCCTCCGTGCATCCCATCTTGTAGAGCACCCACGCCTGGGTATCCAGATAGGTGGGGTTGTTGTCTGTGAGCGCCACGACGCGGCTCGACATCACGAGCGCCCGGTCCAGATCCCGCTCCTCCAGCGAGAGGAAGTAGGCGTAGTTGTTCAGTACCAGCGCATTGTCCGGCCAGTAGTCCAGACTCTTCTCATAGGACTTGTAGCACTCCTTCATAGCGCGGCGGTCGATCCCCTTTTTGCCCTTTTTCGCCTGGGCGAAGAGCAGCTCTTCGGGAATGGAGTCGTTGCCGAGCGCCTTCTGGTGCCAGGTATCGCCGATCATCCCCCAGATGACACTGCGCAGCGAGTCCGTATCGGCGAAGCGGAGCGATTCGCGGTAGGCGCGGATTGCCTGGTCGTGCTGTTTCGAGTAGCTCATCACGTGGCCCTTCGAGATGTGGAAATCGACCTTTTCGGGGAAGAGCTCCAGGGCCCGGGTGACGTAGCGGTCGACGGAATCCGGACGCTGGAGGTAACTCTCGATGTCGATCACCATGCGGTAGTAATCCTCTACGGGAGGCTCGTCGCCGAGGTGGTTCTTGTAGAGGGCGAGGGCCTGCTTCAACTCTCCCGAAGCGATCAGGTGCCGGGCGTAGAGCTCCACGACGCGTGCATCGTCCGGATAACGGATGGCCAGCGTCGAGGCCAGGTCGTTGAGCTGGAAGTAATACTCCCGGTAGAAGCGCGTATCGGTAGTGAAATCTTCGAACCGTTTGATCTTCAGTTCAATCGGGAAATCGTCCGAGAGGAAGAGACGACGTGTCGTGGCCAGCAGCGAACGGTAGTCCTGACGCCCGGCATAGAAGTCGCTCAGCGACATGAGCGTCTGCACGTTCGTGGAGTCGATCGCCAGGGCGGTCCGGTATTCGGCCAGCGCCAGCGAATCCTTCCTGTCCGCCGCGTAGAGGTCGGCCAGCACGACATGGTGTTCGGCTTCGTAGGGGTACTCCTCGACCATCGCACGGGCTTCGTCGAGCGCCTTGTCGATCTGGTTTGTGGCAACGAGAAGGCGCCGCTTCATGCTGCTCAGCAGCGGAATGCGCCCGAAACGCAACTCTGCGGAATCAAGCGTCACCAGGGCCTGAAACGGACTCTTGCGCTGTTCGTAGAGTGCCGCCACGATGCGGTAGTTGTCCGGGTCCTTCGGGTTCTCCTCCATCAGGCGGCGGAAGACCTTCAATGCCTCGCCGTAACGGTCGGTCATCAGCAGCGCCTGTCCGTAGAACTGCTGGTACCACTGATTTGTCGAGTCCAGTTGCCAGGCGCGGTGGGCCGCATCGATGGCTTCGTCGGGTGCGCTGGGCAGGAGAATGCCGGCCAGTTCATACCACGCCGGGGCGTAGGCCGAGTCGCGGCGGATCGCTTCCTGAAGGAGTTGTCGGGCCCGGGCCGTATCGCCCGCAATGGTGCGCTGCTTGATCCCTTCGGTGTAGAACCAGACGCTCTGCAGCGAATCGGGACGGTCGGGCGCCGACGGGCTCCCCTTTCCGGAGACGAATGCCGTGGAAAAGAGAACGAGACTGAGGACCGTTGTCACTGTCAGGCGTTTCATGGGCAACCGGATTTAGAGCGCTTCGTCGAACTGGTGGAGGAAGCGCACGTCGTTTTCGAAATAGAGGCGCAGATCCTTCACGCCGTATTTGAGCATGGCGACGCGTTCAATACCCATGCCGAATGCGAATCCGGAATACTTTTCGGGGTCGATGTCGTTCGCCTTCAGGACATTGGGGTCGACCATGCCGCACCCCATGATTTCGAGCCAGCCCGTTCCCTTGCAGACCTGACATCCCTTGCCGCCGCAGAGGTTGCACGAGACGTCGACCTCGGCCGAAGGTTCCGTGAAGGGGAAGTACGACGGGCGCATCCGGATGGCGGCCTGCTCGCCGAAAATCTCCTTGGCGAAGTACAACAGCGACTGCTTCATGTCGGCGAACGAAACCCCCTCGTCGATGTAGAGACCCTCGATCTGGTGGAAGATGCAGTGGGCTCGGTAGGAGATGGCCTCGTTGCGGAAGACCCGCCCCGGACAGATGACGCGGATGGGCGGTTTCTGGCGCTCCATCGTGCGGACCTGGATCGACGAGGTGTGCGTGCGCAGCAGGATGTCGGGGTCCTTCTCGATGAAGAACGTGTCCTGCATGTCGCGTGCCGGGTGTTCGGGCGGGAAGTTCAGCGCCGAGAAGACATGCCAGTCGTCCTCGATCTCGGGGCCGTCGGCCACGGTATAGCCCAGCCGCGAAAAGACCTCGACGATCTGGTTGCGGACCAGCGAAATCGGGTGGCGCGAGCCGAGGTGTTCGGCCGAGCCGGGGCGCGTCAGGTCGCCCGACGAGGCCACCTGGTCGGCTGCGGCGTTCTGCAGCTCCTCGCGCAGTGCGGCGATCCGCTCCGTGGCGGCACTCTTCAGGCGGTTGAGCTGCTGGCCCAGTTCGCGCTTGAGCTCCGGAGCCACCGTCTTGAACTCTTCCATCAATGCGTTCAGTTCGCCTTTCTTGCCCAGAATCCGGATCCGGAACTCTTCGAGTTCGTTCGCTGCCTTGGGTTTGAACTCCTCGACCCGTCGCAGAAGTTCGTTGATTTTGTCGGTCATATTTTGTGCGTATTTCTTTTTTACCTACTTTTGGAGGTCGTCCTTTAACATGCAAAGGTATAAAAAAATTGAGATATGTTGCGTAAAATCGGCTCATTTGTGGGGATGTTGCTGCTTCTGTCGCTGCCGGCCGAGGCCGGGACGGTAGGGGTCGTACTGAGCGGAGGCGGGGCAAAGGGTCTCTATCACATCGGAGTGCTGGAGGCTCTGGAGCAGAACGGGATTCCGATCGACTGCGTGGCCGGAACCTCCATGGGGTCGATCATCGCTGCGATGTACGCCGCCGGATACTCCCCGGCCGAAATGCGGACTATCGTCAGCTCCGGCGTGGTCAAGGAGTGGGTCTCGGGGCGCATCGACCCCAACCGATACATGGACTACTATCGCCAGTTGGGCGGCACTCCCTCGTTCCTGAGCGTGCGCGTGAATCTTGGAAATCCGGCCGGCGAACGTGTCCAGTTCCCGACAAACCTGATCTCCTCGACGCAGGTCGACCTGGCACTGACCGAACTCTTCGCTCCGGCCACGGCGGCTTCGGACGGCGATTTCAACCGCCTGATGGTCCCGTTCCTCTGCGTGGCCAGCGACATGAACCACCGCCGTCCGGTGGTCATGCGCAGCGGGAATTTGAGCGAAGCGGTCCGCTCGTCAATGTCCATCCCTCTGGTTTTCAAACCGATGGCAATCGATTCGATGCTGCTGTACGACGGCGGGATTTTCGACAACTTCCCCTGGAAACCGCTCGATGCCGAATTCCGCCCCGACCTGATTGTCGGGTCGATCTGCACCGCCGGAAACACCCCGCCCAGCGAGAACAGCAACATCATGGATCAGGCCTTCATGCTCGCCATGCAGGATACCGACTACACGCTTCCTGCCGAGCGGAGCGTCACGATCCGCCGGGCCGTAGGGGTCGGTATGCTCGATTTCGACCAGGCCGGGGCCATTATGGATGCCGGTTACGAGGATGCCATGGCTGTGATGCCGCAACTGCTGGAGAAGATCGGCGGGGAACGACGTGATTCGACCTGGTTTGCCGAGCGCCGCCGGGCGTTCCGCGAGAAATGTCCGACGCTGATCTTCAACGACTACCGTATCGACGGCCTGAAACGGGACCAGCGGGAATTTATCCGCGATTTCCTCCACATGGACCGCCGCACTCCGGGGCGTCAGCGTCCGATGCGCTTCGCCGAACTGCGCGACAACCTCTTCAACGTGCTGGCGGGTGGCGATTTCACGATGGATTTCCCGAAGGTCCGTTACGATTCGCTCTCGAACGCCTACTCTTTCGAAGCCCGCTTCGGGAACCGTCCCAATTTCAAGATCACAGTCGGGGGCAACATCTCCTCCACGGCCTTCAACCAGGCCTATGTCGGCATCAGCTATCGGAGGGTCGGCCGCGTATCGCAGCAACTCGGCGCCGACCTCTATCTCGGACCGCTCTATACGTGGGGCGTGCTGGGTGGCAGGACCGATTTCTACGCCATCGAACCGCTCTTCATCGACTACTCCTACAACTTCTCGGTGAGCAATTTCCGCCACGGCTATTTCGGCAACGTCGCCCGCATCACCAATGCCGAACAGGTCAAGAGCAGCGAGAGTTTCGCCTCGCTGGGTATCGGAATGCCGCTCACGCACCGCAGCGTTTTCGTCCTGCGGGCCAACGGCGGGCATGTCAACTACCGTTACGACTCCGACGACCTCTTCGCCGACGACACCGACCATTCGCGCTTCTCGTTCTTCGGGCTCCGGGCCGGGCTCGCACGCAATACGCTCGACAAGTTCCTCTATCCGCGGCGCGGTTCGGAACTCTACCTCTCGGCCATCTACATCGACGGGCGGGACAAGTACGAACCCTACAACGCGGAGGATTTCATCTCCCGGGAGCGGAGGCAGTGGTTCGGAGGGCGCTTTACGTGGAACAAGTTCTTCGACATGCCGCAGTGCGACTGGTTTTCGTTCGGGCTCAATGTCGATGCGGTCTACACGAACCACCCTTCGTTCAGCACCCGGACCGCCACGCTGATGTCGATGCCCGAGTACGCCCCGATTCAGCACGCACGGATGGTCTTCATGCCCGATTACCGGGCCGACCGCTTCGTGGCGGGAGGCGTCATGCCGACCTTCGACCTGATGCCCGACTTCTTCTTCCGGACGGGTTTCTACACCCTGTTCCGCAACAAGCGGGACTTCAATCCCCTGGGGGTTCCCGACGAGCGCTGGCACTACATCGCCGAGGCCTCGCTCGTCTACCACACGCCGATCGGGCCGGTGAGCCTGTCGCTGACGAAGTACGATCTGAAGGATTGGAAAAACATGTATCTGACCTTCAACTTCGGATACGCCATCTTCGCCCCCAAAGGGACTTTTTATTGATTCCCGATTTTCAGGGGCGGGTGCTGCGGCGCACTCTCCGAAAGGATACCGGATCGTTCGGTATCCTTTTCTTTTTGTCGCGTGCGGATCACCCCCCCCTTCGGACAGCCTGCCCCGTGCGGAGTCCTCCCACCTTCCGGTTCCGAGTTGTGTTTTTTAGGACGCGAAAATCGTACAAAAAAGCACAAAAATCGTGCACGAATGTATCCTGTGTTGCTCTGTGGACGATTATCCGGACCGCAGGCCGTAAATTCGTTTAACGGCGGCCGGGGCTCCGGACCCCCCCCTCGCCGCCCCAACCCATCAACCTATTTTACTAACTTAAAACTTCGTCGTGTATGAGTTTTTCTACCAACCGTTTTCTCAAGAAGATCCTCTTGACGGTGGCGGCAGCAGTTTCCGTGTCATTGCTATGGGCACAGAGTTCCGACCTCTCCGGAGTCGTGCTTGACGAAAAAGGAGCACCCGTAATCGGAGCGACGGTCATGATCAAAGGTACCACAATCGCGACGGCGACCAATGTCGACGGCCGGTTCATACTCAAGAACGCCGGTCATAATGCCATACTGGTCGTGTCGTACGTGGGTTACGAGACTCAGCAGGTGCCCTCGAGGGGAGAATCTTCGGTGACCATCACGCTGAATCCTGAGGCGATCGGCGTGGAGAGTGTCGAGGTCGTGGCCGTAGGCTACGGCACCCAGAAGAAGGAGTCCGTCGTCGGAGCCATCTCAACGATCAAACCCACCGACCTGCAGGTTCCCGTGCGTTCGCTGAGCCAGATGCTGGCCGGAAACCTGGCCGGTATCGTTGCCCTCCAGACCTCCGGCGAGCCCGGTAAGGACGATGCGCAATTCTGGATCCGCGGTATCGCCACCTTTACTGGCGACCCCGACCCGCTGATCCTGGTCGACGGCGTGGAGCGTCCGCTCAATGACGTCGACCCGCTGGAAATCGAGTCGTTCAGCGTCCTGAAGGATGCCTCGGCAACGGCGGTCTATGGCGTACGCGGCGCCAACGGTGTCATCCTGGTCAACACCCGGCGCGGTTTCGACGGCCCGGCGCGCATCGACATGCGTTATGAGCAGGGCTTCTCGTTTGCCAGCAAGCGGCTGTCGTTCGTCGACGCCGCGACGCGTTCGCTGATGTTCAACGAGGCGATCGACGCCACCGACGGCGCTTCGCAGGCCATGAAATACCGCCCCGAGGAGATCGAGGCCATGCGCACGCAGTCCGACCCGGAACTCTATCCCGACGTCGACTGGCAGAAGCTGCTGATGAACAAGGTCTCCCTCTCGGAGAAGGTGAGCGCCAACATCTCGGGCGGCGGTAAGTTCGCCCGCTACTTTACGGCGCTGTCGTTCTACAACCAAGAGGGCCAGTACGCCGTGCACCCCGGGAAGTATTCGTGGGTGAGCGACAAGATCGGCCAGTTTGGTGAGAACGTCAACTACAAGCGTTACAACTTCCGTACGAACGTCGACATGGACATCACCAAAACGACGGTCGTGAACCTCGGTCTGCAGGGCAACGTTACCGAGAACACCGAGCCGGTCAACGGTTCGTCGGCCATTTACCGCGATATCATCAATGCCGCCCCGAACGCCTTCCCCGTGCGGTTCAAGGATGGGGAACTGGCCGGCCGCGACGGTCTGAACAACCCCTACAACATGCTGACCCAGATGGGTTGGAGCAAGAACACCGGCAATACCCTCCGGGCCAACCTGTCGATCAACCAGGATTTCTCGTTCATAACCCCCGGCCTGTCGGCGAAGATTACCTACGCCTACGATGCCGAGAACTTCACCAACGAGGTGCGGCAGCGCGGCATCAACTTCTTCGAGGCGACGGGCCGCGACGTGAGCGGCAACCTGATCCGTACCGAATGGCAGGCCGACCAGAAGCAGGACTACCTGGGTTATTCGCAGTCGAGCAACGGTACGCGCACGCAGTATGTCGAGGCGTCGGTGACCTACAACCGCATATTCGCCGAAAAGCATGAGGTCGGCGGTCTGGTGATGGGATTCGCCAAGGACTACCGCACGCAGAACAACGGTCTTTCCTACATCGATGCCCTGCCCCGCCGTACGATCGGTTTGGCAGGACGTGTGACCTATTCATACGACAAGCGCTACCTGTTTGAGGCGAACATCGGTTTCAACGGCTCCGAGAACTTCGCCAAGGGCAAGCGCATGGGTATCTTCCCGGCCGTGGCCGTGGGATGGGTGGCTTCCGAGGAGGCTTTCCTGCGCAACAACGACGTGCTGACGTGGCTCAAGATCCGCGGGTCGGTCGGTCAGGTGGGTAACGACCAGATTCCCTATACGCGCTTCATCTATATGGCCACGATCAACGACAGCGCAAGCGGCGCGAACAACATGGGTCTCAATTTCAACCAGGGCCTGAGCGGTATTGGCGAGGGCCGTATGGCCAATGCGGACGTGACGTGGGAGGTCTCGACCAAGTACAACCTCGGTATCGAGACGGGATTCTTCAACTCCCTGCGCCTGAATGCCGACATCTTCTACGAGAAGCGCGAGAACATCTTCCTCTCGCCGCAGACCTCCGAGATCGCCGGTAT from uncultured Alistipes sp. carries:
- a CDS encoding patatin-like phospholipase family protein; this translates as MLRKIGSFVGMLLLLSLPAEAGTVGVVLSGGGAKGLYHIGVLEALEQNGIPIDCVAGTSMGSIIAAMYAAGYSPAEMRTIVSSGVVKEWVSGRIDPNRYMDYYRQLGGTPSFLSVRVNLGNPAGERVQFPTNLISSTQVDLALTELFAPATAASDGDFNRLMVPFLCVASDMNHRRPVVMRSGNLSEAVRSSMSIPLVFKPMAIDSMLLYDGGIFDNFPWKPLDAEFRPDLIVGSICTAGNTPPSENSNIMDQAFMLAMQDTDYTLPAERSVTIRRAVGVGMLDFDQAGAIMDAGYEDAMAVMPQLLEKIGGERRDSTWFAERRRAFREKCPTLIFNDYRIDGLKRDQREFIRDFLHMDRRTPGRQRPMRFAELRDNLFNVLAGGDFTMDFPKVRYDSLSNAYSFEARFGNRPNFKITVGGNISSTAFNQAYVGISYRRVGRVSQQLGADLYLGPLYTWGVLGGRTDFYAIEPLFIDYSYNFSVSNFRHGYFGNVARITNAEQVKSSESFASLGIGMPLTHRSVFVLRANGGHVNYRYDSDDLFADDTDHSRFSFFGLRAGLARNTLDKFLYPRRGSELYLSAIYIDGRDKYEPYNAEDFISRERRQWFGGRFTWNKFFDMPQCDWFSFGLNVDAVYTNHPSFSTRTATLMSMPEYAPIQHARMVFMPDYRADRFVAGGVMPTFDLMPDFFFRTGFYTLFRNKRDFNPLGVPDERWHYIAEASLVYHTPIGPVSLSLTKYDLKDWKNMYLTFNFGYAIFAPKGTFY
- a CDS encoding TonB-dependent receptor, with the protein product MSFSTNRFLKKILLTVAAAVSVSLLWAQSSDLSGVVLDEKGAPVIGATVMIKGTTIATATNVDGRFILKNAGHNAILVVSYVGYETQQVPSRGESSVTITLNPEAIGVESVEVVAVGYGTQKKESVVGAISTIKPTDLQVPVRSLSQMLAGNLAGIVALQTSGEPGKDDAQFWIRGIATFTGDPDPLILVDGVERPLNDVDPLEIESFSVLKDASATAVYGVRGANGVILVNTRRGFDGPARIDMRYEQGFSFASKRLSFVDAATRSLMFNEAIDATDGASQAMKYRPEEIEAMRTQSDPELYPDVDWQKLLMNKVSLSEKVSANISGGGKFARYFTALSFYNQEGQYAVHPGKYSWVSDKIGQFGENVNYKRYNFRTNVDMDITKTTVVNLGLQGNVTENTEPVNGSSAIYRDIINAAPNAFPVRFKDGELAGRDGLNNPYNMLTQMGWSKNTGNTLRANLSINQDFSFITPGLSAKITYAYDAENFTNEVRQRGINFFEATGRDVSGNLIRTEWQADQKQDYLGYSQSSNGTRTQYVEASVTYNRIFAEKHEVGGLVMGFAKDYRTQNNGLSYIDALPRRTIGLAGRVTYSYDKRYLFEANIGFNGSENFAKGKRMGIFPAVAVGWVASEEAFLRNNDVLTWLKIRGSVGQVGNDQIPYTRFIYMATINDSASGANNMGLNFNQGLSGIGEGRMANADVTWEVSTKYNLGIETGFFNSLRLNADIFYEKRENIFLSPQTSEIAGIPTGQTLYANMGVMENKGFEITGEYVKQINKDLYISVRGNFTYARNKVLDDGKYYAYPWQDLRGVRYGLTLGYKAMHLFSQEELDNMPDYYTQFGLDKTQLRAGDIRYEDLNDDGKITEADMTWIGNPSMPEIVYGFGASLNYKGLDFSVLFQGGANRSSYLSGGWYFYPFQAERGPKFMGNVMTMFQDRWTEDNPNPHAFSPRLTYGTDSNNYKTSTWWQRDSDYLRLKNVEIGYTLPGAWANKLRCSSLRIYAMGVNLVTFSKFISDYWDPETGADSYPMQRQVYVGVNLTF